DNA sequence from the Blastocatellia bacterium genome:
ATACGGCCGGTTCCGACCCCGGACGAATGTGGAAGAAGCGCGTAGCGACTTGCAGCCGGCTGATCGGACGCGCGCCGACGATGTAAAGCCGCGCGCCGCGCCGGTGGACAGCCGCCCGCAGGCTATAGGCCGTCATCGGCTGATATTCCGGCGGATTCCCCCCCAGCAGAAGAATCGTCGACATCTGCTCGCGCAACGCAGGCCTGGTGAGCAGCGGCACCGTCAGCCGTTTGAAGAACGGCCGCCAGTCGAAATCCATGGCGTGCGTCACATGCGGCGTCTCCACGACCTGCCGCCCGAACTTCGCCAGGATGTACAGATCCTCATTGGTCAAGCGCGGCGACCCAATACACGCGATGCTCTCCGGACCATATCGGCGCTTGATCTCCAGCAACCGATGCGCCACATACTTCAGCGCCTCTTCCCAAGAGGTCGGCTCCAAACGCCCATTGCGCCGCACAAGCGGCACCGTCAATCGCTCCGGGCTGTTGACGAATTCGTTCCCGTATCGCCCCTTCAGGCAGAGGAATTCCTCGTTGATCCAGTTGTGCCGCGTCTCCGGCGCCGTTCGGAAACTGAAGAGGACTTTGTTCGCGAACTCGGCGTCCATCTTCGTGAGGTCCTTCGCCCACGCTCGCACGACCCGACCGTCGCGCACGCTCAACCGCAATTGGCATCCATCGGAGCAGTAGGTGCAGGTCGTCACCGTATCGCGAATGTCCCAGGGACGCGCGCGGAATCGAAAGTTGGCGCTCGTCAAGGCGCCCACGGGACAGACCTCCACGCAGTTGCCACAGTTCTCGCATTCCAAGGTTCCGTCGGCACGGTTCCCTACGATCACGCTGTGCGCGCCGCGCCCCCGCACGCCAAGGGCGTGATTCCCCACCCACTCATCGCACACGCGAATGCACCGATAGCAGAGGATGCAGCGTTGAGGATCGAGCCAGATGAACGGACTCAGGGGATATTCGCCGGTCGCATCCTTCTGTTCGTCGAAGCGGGCGAGCAAATCACCGTAGTTCATCGCCATCCACTGCAATTCGCACTCGCCGCCTTTGTCGCACACGGGACAGTCCAAGGGATGATTGGACAGGATGAAATCCACCATTGCCACGCGCGCGCGGCGAATCTCCTCGCTCTCGGTCGTCACGACCATCCCATCGCTCACCCGCACGGTGCAAGCCGTTTGCAACCGCCCCATCTTCTCAATGCGCACCAGGCACATGCGACAGGCGGCTTGCGGAGGCAGGTCTTTGTAGTAACAGAAATTCGGGACCGGGAAGCCGGCCTCGAAGCAGACCTCCAGAAGCAGCTTCCCCTTCGGAGCCTCGACCTCTTTCCCGTTGATGACCACCTTCACTGTTTCCATCGCGCTCCTCCTTCCACCGCGCGCCTCACACGGCCAACACCCGACCGACCTCCATCGGGACGGAGACGGCGGGCGCTTGCACGTACTTCTCGAAATCCGCGCGGAACTTCTCGACGGCCGGATAGACGGCCCACGCCGCGGCGTCTCCAAGGGGACAGTGCGTCGTGCCGAAGATGTTGCGCGCCAGTTGGTGGAGCAGGTCAATGTCCTTCGGCCGTCCTCCTCCGCTCAGGATACGCTCCAGCAGCTTTCGCATCCAACGGGTCCCCTCGCGACAGGGCACGCACCAGCCGCACGATTCGTGCTCGTAGAACTTCGTGATCCGATAGACGACCTGCGCGATGTCCGTGTCTTCGTCCATGACGATGATCGCCCCGCTGCCGAGCATGGACTTGAGCGCCGCCAGCGATTCGAAATCGAGCGTGCATTGCTCGACCTCTTCGGCCGTGAGGATCGGCGCCGAGGATCCGCCGGGGATCACAGCCTTCAGTCGCTTCCCTCCGCGAATGCCCCCGCAATCCTCCTCAATCATGCGCTTCATGGGATACCCCATCGGCAGCTCATACACGCCGGGTCGCGCCACATGCCCGCTCACGGCGAACAAGCGCGTGCCCCCGCTCTTCTCCGTCCCGAGCTGACGGAACCAATCTCCACCGTTGAGGATGATCGGCGGCACCGAGGCCAGCGTCT
Encoded proteins:
- a CDS encoding molybdopterin-dependent oxidoreductase, which translates into the protein METVKVVINGKEVEAPKGKLLLEVCFEAGFPVPNFCYYKDLPPQAACRMCLVRIEKMGRLQTACTVRVSDGMVVTTESEEIRRARVAMVDFILSNHPLDCPVCDKGGECELQWMAMNYGDLLARFDEQKDATGEYPLSPFIWLDPQRCILCYRCIRVCDEWVGNHALGVRGRGAHSVIVGNRADGTLECENCGNCVEVCPVGALTSANFRFRARPWDIRDTVTTCTYCSDGCQLRLSVRDGRVVRAWAKDLTKMDAEFANKVLFSFRTAPETRHNWINEEFLCLKGRYGNEFVNSPERLTVPLVRRNGRLEPTSWEEALKYVAHRLLEIKRRYGPESIACIGSPRLTNEDLYILAKFGRQVVETPHVTHAMDFDWRPFFKRLTVPLLTRPALREQMSTILLLGGNPPEYQPMTAYSLRAAVHRRGARLYIVGARPISRLQVATRFFHIRPGSEPAVLLALLDEGEIERAAEATQLTREELQELRRIVWESDRLALLVSCDVTGPALEAAAVLGGLVQAKGGGIVRVSPLLRFNNSLGALDMGLVAELPTPEHVGPQIKALYLMGSDLVRFYGEAWREALMRAELVVAHELFLTRTAELAHVVLPAMSFAELDGTFTNNAGQVQRIRRALSAAGDWRPDWMIIEQIAAKMGADLGCRYSVVNIFREIAETIPGYQGITYARLNEEGAIQTERPLLPLEAIDQTRLLERLRAQVETIDRTAERLHEPAPLGVGLFEPGTLTEHVPLLREAFGWGMKESVEAAR
- the nuoF gene encoding NADH-quinone oxidoreductase subunit NuoF, whose amino-acid sequence is MEKVRVLSARFDLPDSHTIEVYLRTGGYEALRKALTTMTPEDVIEEVKRSALRGRGGAGFSTGMKWDFVPKDSTKPKYVIANADESEPGTCKDRVLMEKDPHAVLEGILLAAYAVDAHLAFIYIRGEYWYLKERLERAIEEARAHGFVGANILGTGFSCDIIVHPGAGAYICGEETALMESLEGKRGYPRIKPPFPAVVGLYGCPTVINNVETLASVPPIILNGGDWFRQLGTEKSGGTRLFAVSGHVARPGVYELPMGYPMKRMIEEDCGGIRGGKRLKAVIPGGSSAPILTAEEVEQCTLDFESLAALKSMLGSGAIIVMDEDTDIAQVVYRITKFYEHESCGWCVPCREGTRWMRKLLERILSGGGRPKDIDLLHQLARNIFGTTHCPLGDAAAWAVYPAVEKFRADFEKYVQAPAVSVPMEVGRVLAV